The following coding sequences are from one Solea solea chromosome 4, fSolSol10.1, whole genome shotgun sequence window:
- the rps6ka4 gene encoding ribosomal protein S6 kinase alpha-4, which translates to MSGDTSSSSDDSDAKPNKKACTVKHHITNANLTGHTERVGMENFELLKVLGTGAYGKVFLVRKNSGHDAGQLYAMKVLKKAAIVQKAKTTEHTRTERQVLENIRQSPFLVTLHYAFQTQSKLHLILDYVSGGEMFTHLYQRDHFPEEAVQIYIGEIILALEHLHKLGIVYRDIKLENILLDSDGHVVLTDFGLSKEFLEEEKERTYSFCGTIEYMAPEIIRGKTGHGKSVDWWSLGILMFELLTGASPFTLEGERNTQSEVSKRILRSDPPFPSMIGPTAQDLLRKLLVKDPHRRLGSGPRGAEDIKAHSFFKGLNWSDLAEKKMSSPFKPELKSELDVGNFAEEFTGMDPVYSPASTPPSTDRLFKGYSFIAPSILFNKNVVMGDFVDAQIGADRPGSASVQHSAMLQESQFFHHYELCLHGPPLGEGSFSVCRKCKHKQSGHEYAVKIVSRRMEANTQREIAALRQCETHPNIVKLHEVYTDQYHTYLVMELLRGGELLERIKRKKLFGEAEASQLLQSLVSAVSFMHEVGVVHRDLKPENVLFSDEGEDPVLKVIDFGFARLCPAGSAPLQTPCFTLQYAAPELFDSAGYDKSCDLWSLGVILYTMLSGQVPFQSEQRGMTSSFAADIMQKIKEGDFSLDGEAWKGVSEDAKELVKGLLTVDPEHRLKLSDLKENSWLQGGASMSTTPLCTPDVLESSGPTVRTYVNATYKAFNRGKREGFFLKSVDNAPLAKRRKLKMTSTGVETRWSSSSSSSSSSTSSSASAAASKVQTKQTVTPKKS; encoded by the exons ATGTCTGGCGACACATCCAGTAGTAGTGATGACTCCGACGCAAAACCAAATAAAAAGGCCTGCACCGTCAAGCATCATATCACCAATG CCAACCTCACAGGTCACACTGAGAGGGTCGGCATGGAGAACTTTGAGCTGCTTAAAGTCTTGGGCACTGGAG CCTATGGAAAAGTGTTTTTGGTCAGGAAGAACAGCGGTCACGATGCGGGCCAGCTGTATGCTATGAAG GTGTTAAAGAAAGCAGCTATTGTTCAAAAGGCTAAGACAACAGAACATACTCGCACTGAGAGGCAGGTGCTTGAAAACATCCGCCAGTCTCCCTTCCTGGTCACGCTCCACTATGCCTTCCAGACACAGAGTAAACTGCATCTCATCCTGG ATTATGTGAGCGGTGGGGAGATGTTCACACATTTGTATCAGCGGGATCATTTTCCTGAGGAGGCAGTGCAGATTTATATTGGGGAAATAATTCTTGCTTTGGAGCACCTGCACAAG CTTGGGATTGTTTACCGAGACATCAAGTTGGAAAACATTCTTCTCGACAGTGACGGCCATGTGGTATTGACAGACTTTGGACTCAGCAAAGAGTTTCTGGAAGAAGAG AAGGAAAGGACCTACTCTTTCTGTGGCACCATAGAGTACATGGCGCCTGAAATCATTAGGGGAAAGACTGGGCATGGCAAG TCAGTAGATTGGTGGAGCCTTGGGATTTTGATGTTCGAGCTGCTGACAGGAGCATCTCCGTTCACcttggagggagagaggaacaCCCAGAGTGAAGTGTCAAA ACGCATTCTGCGCTCTGATCCACCTTTCCCTTCCATGATTGGACCAACTGCTCAGGATCTGCTGAGGAAATTGTTGGTGAAAGATCCCCACAGGAGACTGGGCTCCGGCCCCCGAGGGGCTGAAGACATCAAAGCACATTCCTTCTTCAAG GGACTGAACTGGTCTGACTTGGCAGAGAAGAAGATGTCAAGTCCGTTCAAACCAGAGCTAAAGAGTGAACTGGATGTGGGAAACTTTGCTGAGGAGTTTACTGGGATGGATCCTGTTTACTCTCCGGCGAGCACACCTCCGAGCACTGACCGTCTGTTCAAG GGCTACTCGTTCATCGctccctccatcctcttcaATAAGAACGTTGTCATGGGAGATTTTGTAGATGCCCAGATTGGTGCTGATCGACCAGGTTCGGCCTCAGTCCAGCACAGTGCAATGTTACAG GAGTCGCAGTTTTTTCACCACTATGAGCTGTGTCTTCACGGGCCTCCCTTAGGTGAGGGTAGTTTCTCGGTGTGCAGGAAGTGCAAACACAAGCAAAGTGGCCATGAGTATGCAGTCAAGATTGTGAGCCGCAG aatgGAGGCAAACACTCAGAGGGAGATTGCTGCTTTGAGACAATGTGAAACTCACCCCAACATTGTCAAGCTACATGAAGTCTACACTGACCAG TACCACACATATTTAGTGATGGAGCTTCTGCGCGGTGGGGAGTTGCTGGAAAGGATCAAGCGGAAGAAGCTTTTTGGCGAGGCGGAGGCCAGTCAGCTGTTACAGAGCCTGGTCTCAGCGGTCAGCTTCATGCACGAGGTTGGAGTCGTACACAGAGACCTCAAACCAGAG AATgtgctgttttcagatgaaggggAGGACCCTGTGCTGAAAGTAATAGATTTTGGATTTGCCCGCCTGTGCCCTGCAGGCAGCGCCCCGCTGCAGACGCCCTGCTTCACGCTGCAGTACGCTGCACCTGAACTTTTTGATAGTGCAGGATACGACAAGTCCTGCGATCTCTGGAGTCTCGGGGTCATCCTG tacaCCATGCTGTCAGGCCAGGTGCCATTTCAGAGTGAGCAGCGTGGGATGACCTCATCCTTTGCTGCTGACATCATGCAAAAGATAAAAGAGGGCGATTTTTCATTGGATGGCGAGGCCTGGAAGGGTGTGTCAGAGGATGCTAAAGAGCTTGTTAAAG GTTTGCTAACTGTGGATCCAGAGCATCGTCTCAAACTATCTGATCTGAAAGAAAACAGCTGGCTGCAGGGCGGAGCTTCCATGTCCACCACTCCATTATGCACTCCAGATGTGCTTGAGTCCAGCGGGCCCACTGTTCGCACCTATGTTAATGCTACTTACAAG GCTTTCAACCGTGGCAAGAGAGAGGGCTTCTTCTTGAAAAGTGTCGACAACGCCCCCCTCGCAAAACGAAGGAAGCTAAAGATGACGAGCACGGGCGTAGAGACCCGATGGagttcctcctcttcttcctcctcttcttccacttCATCTTCTGCTTCTGCAGCAGCGTCCAAAgtgcagacaaaacaaactgtgaCCCCAAAGAAGAGCTAG